The following proteins are encoded in a genomic region of Sesamum indicum cultivar Zhongzhi No. 13 linkage group LG8, S_indicum_v1.0, whole genome shotgun sequence:
- the LOC105168631 gene encoding pectate lyase yields the protein MIWTEDDFKATNPIDRCWRCDRNWAQNRQKLADCARGFGHRATGGKGGRYYVVTDPSDDDMDKPKPGTLRHAAIQKEPLWIIFANHMVIKLKEELLFASNKTLDGRGAKVHIAYGAGITLQFVHNVIIHNIRIHDIHPAPGGMIRDAVDHIGLRTRSDGDGISVFNSNNIWIDHVSLSKGTDGLIDVIEGSTAITISNCKFNHHNDVMLLGAHDSTAKDSIMQITVAFNRFGKGLIQRMPRIRWGFVHVINNDYSHWEMYAIGGSAHPTIISQGNRFKAANNQHTKEVTKRMFAEKSEWEKWQWRSEGDKFTNGAYFVESGPAIRRTNLPLTEKSLIKFKPGSFAGRLTRYAGALKCREGKLC from the exons ATGATTTG GACTGAAGATGACTTCAAAGCCACAAATCCCATTGACCGATGTTGGCGCTGCGACCGCAACTGGGCTCAAAATAGACAAAAGCTCGCGGATTGTGCCCGTGGCTTTGGCCACCGTGCCACCGGCGGCAAAGGCGGAAGATACTACGTTGTGACTGATCCATCGGATGATGACATGGACAAGCCAAAGCCCGGAACCCTTCGCCACGCAGCCATCCAGAAAGAGCCACTATGGATCATATTCGCCAACCACATGGTTATCAAGCTGAAAGAGGAGCTGCTTTTTGCGAGCAACAAGACCCTCGATGGCCGAGGAGCAAAAGTCCACATTGCCTATGGCGCAGGCATCACACTCCAATTTGTCCATAATGTTATAATTCACAACATACGAATTCATGATATTCATCCAGCGCCTGGTGGAATGATTAGAGACGCTGTCGACCACATCGGTCTACGTACCCGGAGCGATGGAGATGGTATCTCTGTGTTTAACTCCAACAACATATGGATCGACCATGTTTCCCTATCCAAAGGCACTGACGGGCTCATTGATGTTATCGAGGGTTCCACAGCTATTACCATCTCCAACTGCAAATTCAACCACCACAACGAT GTGATGCTATTGGGTGCACATGATAGTACGGCTAAAGATTCAATAATGCAAATCACTGTTGCATTCAACCGCTTCGGGAAAGGTTTGATCCAAAGGATGCCGAGGATCCGATGGGGTTTCGTTCATGTCATCAACAATGACTACTCCCACTGGGAAATGTATGCCATCGGCGGTAGCGCACACCCCACCATTATCAGCCAGGGTAATCGATTCAAAGCTGCAAATAACCAACACACTAAGGag GTGACGAAGAGGATGTTTGCTGAGAAGAGCGAGTGGGAGAAATGGCAGTGGAGGTCTGAGGGTGACAAGTTCACGAATGGAGCCTACTTTGTTGAGTCAGGGCCAGCAATCAGACGCACAAACCTTCCATTGACAGAGAAGAGCTTGATCAAGTTCAAACCTGGCTCGTTCGCAGGAAGACTCACTCGCTATGCTGGTGCACTCAAGTGCCGTGAAGGCAAACTATGTTAA
- the LOC105168136 gene encoding uncharacterized protein LOC105168136 → MFFLSFFFYSVKSENIMYSMWSSSSSSRVIVPQLRHSHKNLRHWISSHSKRKLNFVTSPISSSSGSDDNTAASKQPQLGYDPSEELFGLAVDLQPRKVASAASNPRSWFGPNGQYIRELPCPSCRGRGYTPCAECGIERSRLDCSLCNGKGLVTCNQCLGDCVIWEESIDERPWEKARSVSPLKVKEDDEVDNLDIKLEVRRKPKRVYQSSAPEVNLKISRSLKSLNAKTGIFSKRMKIIHKDPKLHAQRVAAIKKTKGTPDARKRASDSMKSYFSDPENRRKRSKAMRGIKFYCRNCGLEGHRRNYCPEVQDKVTDRRFRCRLCGEKGHNRRTCPRSKSNDRKDAIHRNHRCRICGQSGHNQRTCPQLAEVDSTVVGEDQTVSRRNYTCRVCRAKGHNIRTCPHRK, encoded by the exons AtgttttttctctctttctttttctacagtgtaaaaagtgaaaatataatgtattctATGtggtcatcatcatcatcatctcggGTGATCGTTCCTCAGTTGAGGCACAGCCACAAGAACCTTCGTCATTGGATATCGTCGCATTCCAAGAGAAAATTGAACTTTGTTACTTCCCCCATCTCCTCTTCTTCCGGCAGCGATGATAATACTGCAGCTTCCAAACAACCGCAA TTGGGCTATGATCCTTCTGAAGAGCTATTTGGACTTGCTGTTGATTTACAACCAAG GAAGGTTGCTTCAGCTGCATCCAACCCAAGATCATGGTTTGGTCCAAATGGGCAGTATATTCGAGAATTACCTTGCCCAAGTTGCAGGGGAAGAGGTTATACCCCATGTGCAGAATGCGGGATAGAAAGATCCAGATTGGATTGTTCACTATGTAATGGAAAG GGCCTAGTTACCTGCAATCAGTGCCTCGGAGATTGTGTTATCTGGGAGGAGTCAATTGATGAACGACCATGGGAGAAAGCCCGCTCAGT CTCTCCCCTGAAAGTTAAGGAAGATGATGAAGTCGACAACTTGGATATAAAGCTGGAAGTGAGGAGAAAACCCAAACGTGTCTATCAATCCTCTGCTCCTGAAGTTAATTTGAAGATCAGCCGATCATTAAAA AGCCTCAATGCCAAAACTGGAATATTTAGTAAGAGGATGAAGATAATTCACAAGGATCCTAAGCTTCATGCACAAAGAGTGGCTGCTATTAAG AAAACTAAGGGTACTCCTGATGCTAGGAAGCGGGCTTCCGATTCCATGAAAAGCTACTTTTCTGATCCAGAAAATCGTCGCAAGAGAAGCAAAGCAATGAGAG gtataaaattttactgCAGAAATTGTGGACTTGAGGGTCACCGGAGAAACTATTGTCCAGAAGTTCAGGACAAAGTAACTGACAGACGATTCAGATGTCGGCTGTGTGGGGAAAAAGGGCACAACCGAAGAACATGTCCAagatcaaaatcaaatgaCAGAAAGGACGCGATTCATAGGAATCACCGTTGCAGGATATGTGGACAAAGTGGGCATAACCAGAGAACGTGTCCACAACTGGCTGAAGTAGACTCAACTGTTGTGGGTGAAGATCAAACTGTCTCTAGAAGGAATTATACATGTCGTGTCTGCCGAGCAAAAGGGCATAACATAAGGACTTGTCCACATAGAAAATGA
- the LOC110012394 gene encoding probable pectate lyase 6 yields the protein MTTAFTNHKLSVPLILGVLSLVLLLPESRAAIAKYDEYLQKKAEVASEEALKAFDPNPEKLADDLNYQVSEAARKMVL from the exons ATGACGACGGCGTTCACGAATCACAAGTTGTCGGTTCCCCTCATCCTCGGCGTCCTATCACTTGTTTTGTTACTACCAGAATCTCGTGCAGCCATTGCAAAGTACGATGAGTATTTACAGAAGAAGGCTGAGGTAGCCTCTGAGGAGGCCCTCAAGGCTTTTGATCCCAACCCTGAAAAACTAGCTGACGACCTCAACTATCAAGTTAGCGA GGCTGCACGCAAAATGGTCCTCTAG